One Sanguibacter sp. HDW7 DNA window includes the following coding sequences:
- a CDS encoding glycoside hydrolase family 105 protein, with protein sequence MTAPTDATTYPSFGGPTADWARIGAETMLGREPSISPARKWRYEDGLVLDGIREIAAVTGEQRYLDYVKENIDAFVGPDGEIHGYVRDEWNLDHVNNGKAVLSLWKETGDERYRTAALTLLDQLEHQPRLDNGSFWHKEIYPQQMWLDGLYMGSVFYARAATAFERPELHADVVHQFLAAYDASLDPASGLCVHAYDETRSIYWADPATGHSPHVWLRALGWFAMAMVDTLEHMPVDLEGRDRVHANLVALLEAVQRHADPATNLWYQIPDQPGRPLNYLESSGSLMILTAIAKSLRTGLLTGSEWEDALETGWAHATESFLTVTAEGWVNVHRMCEVAGLGGATRRDGTYAYYMSEPIVTNDHKGVGPFLLLAAEMHRR encoded by the coding sequence ATGACCGCCCCGACCGACGCCACGACCTACCCCTCGTTCGGCGGGCCGACGGCGGACTGGGCCCGCATCGGCGCAGAGACGATGCTCGGCCGCGAGCCGAGCATCAGCCCCGCACGGAAGTGGCGGTACGAGGACGGTCTCGTGCTCGACGGCATCCGCGAGATCGCGGCCGTCACAGGCGAGCAGCGCTACCTCGACTACGTCAAGGAGAACATCGACGCGTTCGTCGGCCCGGACGGCGAGATCCACGGCTACGTCCGCGACGAGTGGAACCTCGACCACGTCAACAACGGCAAGGCCGTGCTCTCTCTCTGGAAGGAGACGGGCGACGAGCGCTACCGCACCGCCGCCCTCACGCTTCTCGACCAGCTCGAGCACCAGCCGCGCCTCGACAACGGGAGCTTCTGGCACAAGGAGATCTACCCGCAGCAGATGTGGCTCGACGGCCTCTACATGGGCTCGGTGTTCTACGCGCGCGCCGCGACGGCCTTCGAGAGGCCCGAGCTCCACGCGGACGTCGTCCACCAGTTCCTCGCCGCGTACGACGCGAGCCTCGACCCCGCGTCGGGCCTGTGCGTCCACGCGTACGACGAGACCCGCTCGATATACTGGGCCGACCCGGCCACCGGGCACTCGCCGCACGTGTGGCTGCGTGCACTCGGCTGGTTCGCCATGGCGATGGTCGACACGCTCGAGCACATGCCCGTCGACCTCGAGGGCCGCGACCGCGTCCACGCGAACCTCGTCGCGCTGCTCGAGGCTGTCCAGCGGCACGCGGACCCGGCGACGAACCTCTGGTACCAGATCCCCGACCAGCCCGGCCGCCCGCTCAACTACCTCGAGTCCTCGGGCTCGCTCATGATCCTCACCGCGATCGCGAAGTCCCTCCGCACGGGCCTGCTCACGGGCTCGGAGTGGGAGGACGCGCTCGAGACCGGCTGGGCGCACGCGACCGAGTCGTTCCTCACCGTCACCGCCGAGGGCTGGGTCAACGTCCACCGCATGTGCGAGGTCGCCGGCCTCGGCGGCGCGACCCGCCGCGACGGCACGTACGCCTACTACATGAGCGAGCCCATCGTCACGAACGACCACAAGGGTGTCGGACCGTTCCTCCTGCTCGCCGCCGAGATGCACCGGCGCTGA
- the uxaC gene encoding glucuronate isomerase, whose product MPSPSSTVDATLTLHPDRALPADPGVRAIARDIYASVADLPIVSMHGHVPVEWFAEDRPFSDPAELLVVPDHYVVRMFVSQGARPEDLGVRPIDPSAPPAESDPRTIWRRFCAGWKYFRATPSRFWLEHELVEIFGVREVPSETSADAIYDRIEAVLREESFRPRALLDRFNIETIATTDNAWDTLDAHAALAADGLGRRVLPTFRPDAVCHLDRPTWVGDVDLLGAAAGVDVSTYAGFLSALRVQRDRFVAAGALATDHGHLGIDTTPLDEAEASRLYAAARAGRTTAAGTRAFAGHMLFQMAAMSAEDGLVMQLHPGVLRDYDQAVHRRLGPDKGYDIPLAVDYARGVRPMLEAFGHHPNFRTILFTIDETVYSRELAPLAGVFPSVRLGAPWWFLDAPDAMRRFREAVTETAGFANMSGFVDDTRAFCSIPARHDLARRVDAGYLARLVAEHRLTLDEAVDTAADLAYHLPRLAYRAGGAQ is encoded by the coding sequence ATGCCGTCGCCGTCGTCCACCGTGGACGCCACCCTCACCCTCCACCCCGACCGGGCGCTGCCCGCCGACCCGGGCGTGCGCGCGATCGCGCGCGACATCTACGCGTCGGTCGCGGACCTGCCGATCGTCTCGATGCACGGCCACGTCCCCGTCGAGTGGTTCGCCGAGGACCGGCCGTTCAGCGACCCGGCCGAGCTGCTCGTCGTCCCCGACCACTACGTCGTGCGGATGTTCGTCTCGCAGGGTGCGCGGCCCGAGGACCTCGGCGTGCGGCCGATCGACCCGTCGGCGCCGCCCGCGGAGAGCGACCCGCGGACGATCTGGCGACGGTTCTGCGCGGGCTGGAAGTACTTCCGCGCGACGCCCTCGCGGTTCTGGCTCGAGCACGAGCTCGTCGAGATCTTCGGCGTGCGCGAGGTGCCGAGCGAGACGAGCGCCGACGCGATCTACGACCGCATCGAGGCCGTGCTGCGCGAGGAGTCGTTCCGTCCGAGGGCTCTCCTCGACCGCTTCAACATCGAGACGATCGCGACGACGGACAACGCGTGGGACACGCTCGACGCGCACGCCGCGCTCGCCGCCGACGGGCTCGGGCGCCGCGTGCTGCCGACGTTCCGGCCCGACGCCGTGTGCCACCTCGACCGTCCGACCTGGGTCGGCGACGTCGACCTGCTCGGCGCTGCCGCGGGCGTCGACGTCAGCACGTACGCCGGGTTCCTCTCCGCCTTGCGCGTGCAGCGCGACCGTTTCGTCGCCGCGGGGGCGCTCGCGACCGACCACGGTCACCTCGGCATCGACACGACGCCGCTCGACGAGGCCGAGGCGTCGCGGCTCTACGCCGCGGCCCGCGCGGGCCGCACTACGGCCGCGGGCACGCGAGCGTTCGCGGGGCACATGCTCTTCCAGATGGCCGCGATGTCCGCGGAGGACGGGCTCGTCATGCAGCTCCACCCCGGCGTCCTGCGCGACTACGACCAGGCCGTCCACCGTCGTCTCGGACCCGACAAGGGCTACGACATCCCGCTCGCCGTCGACTACGCGCGCGGTGTGCGGCCCATGCTCGAGGCCTTCGGGCACCACCCGAACTTCCGCACGATCCTCTTCACGATCGACGAGACCGTGTACTCGCGCGAGCTCGCGCCCCTCGCCGGTGTCTTCCCGTCGGTGCGGCTCGGCGCCCCGTGGTGGTTCCTCGACGCTCCCGACGCGATGCGTCGCTTCCGCGAGGCCGTCACCGAGACCGCGGGCTTCGCGAACATGTCGGGCTTCGTCGACGACACGCGCGCGTTCTGCTCGATCCCGGCGCGCCACGACCTCGCCCGGCGCGTCGACGCGGGCTACCTCGCGCGGCTCGTCGCCGAGCACCGGCTCACGCTCGACGAGGCCGTCGACACCGCGGCCGACCTCGCCTACCACCTGCCCCGCCTCGCCTACCGCGCCGGAGGTGCCCAGTGA
- a CDS encoding tagaturonate reductase: MTTTTLPRLSATTAGRTARPITVLQFGGGNFLRAFVDQMIHAANTAGVMNAGVAVVHATPGPDRALELLEEQDGLYHVLLEGVRDGQPVREFTRVDVIEKIVRSHDQFEEYRALYLSPEIQVIVSNTTEAGIAWVEGDDLAAQPPASFPAKIAALLHDRFVAFDGAASAGLRIVCCELIEDNATTLREYVLRHARAAGYGADFERWVHTACSFHDTLVDRIVPGYPRDEIADIQAELGYADEVVVKGEYFGVWAIGGDPVVQEVLPLDRAGQPVQFMTDIRPFRAKKVKILNGLHTAMAAVGLQLGAESVREAFERPDVRAYLDALLEDEVLPSISEPREELRAFAAKIVERFGNPYLHHRLADIALNSVAKWGARNLPVLLSAFKDGREAPRTAFAAAALLTLYVRGPEGFEPHDDAAVVAAIRDAFDPADVPAWVRASIAAAGWVTDCDGCRDRLADEVATHAARILEVGIERALVELPAA, encoded by the coding sequence GTGACGACCACGACCCTGCCCCGCCTGTCCGCCACGACCGCGGGGCGCACGGCCCGCCCGATCACCGTCCTGCAGTTCGGCGGCGGCAACTTCCTGCGGGCCTTCGTCGACCAGATGATCCACGCCGCGAACACGGCGGGCGTCATGAACGCCGGGGTCGCCGTCGTTCACGCGACGCCCGGGCCGGACCGCGCGCTCGAGCTGCTCGAGGAGCAGGACGGGCTCTACCACGTCCTGCTCGAGGGTGTGCGCGACGGCCAACCGGTGCGCGAGTTCACGCGCGTCGACGTCATCGAGAAGATCGTGCGCTCGCACGATCAGTTCGAGGAGTACCGCGCGCTCTACCTCTCCCCCGAGATCCAGGTGATCGTCTCCAACACGACGGAGGCCGGCATCGCGTGGGTCGAGGGCGACGACCTCGCCGCGCAGCCGCCCGCGTCCTTCCCCGCGAAGATCGCCGCGCTGCTCCACGACAGGTTCGTGGCCTTCGACGGCGCCGCGTCCGCAGGTCTGCGCATCGTGTGCTGCGAGCTCATCGAGGACAACGCGACGACGCTGCGCGAGTACGTGCTTCGGCACGCGCGCGCCGCGGGCTACGGCGCCGACTTCGAGCGCTGGGTGCACACCGCCTGCTCGTTCCACGACACGCTCGTCGACCGCATCGTGCCCGGCTACCCGCGCGACGAGATCGCTGACATCCAGGCGGAGCTCGGCTACGCGGACGAGGTCGTCGTCAAGGGCGAGTACTTCGGGGTGTGGGCGATCGGCGGGGACCCCGTCGTGCAGGAGGTGCTGCCGCTCGACCGTGCGGGCCAGCCCGTGCAGTTCATGACCGACATCCGGCCCTTCCGCGCGAAGAAGGTCAAGATCCTCAACGGGCTGCACACCGCCATGGCGGCGGTCGGCCTCCAGTTGGGGGCGGAGTCCGTGCGCGAGGCGTTCGAGCGGCCCGACGTGCGCGCCTACCTCGACGCGCTGCTCGAGGACGAGGTGCTGCCATCGATCTCCGAGCCGCGCGAGGAGCTGCGGGCGTTCGCCGCAAAGATCGTCGAGCGCTTCGGCAACCCCTACCTCCACCACCGGCTCGCGGACATCGCGCTCAACTCGGTGGCGAAGTGGGGCGCACGCAACCTGCCCGTCCTGCTCTCCGCGTTCAAGGACGGGCGCGAGGCGCCGCGGACCGCGTTCGCGGCCGCCGCGCTCCTCACCCTCTACGTGCGCGGCCCCGAGGGCTTCGAGCCCCACGACGACGCGGCCGTCGTCGCCGCGATCCGTGACGCGTTCGACCCGGCCGACGTCCCCGCGTGGGTCCGCGCGTCGATCGCCGCGGCCGGCTGGGTGACGGACTGTGACGGCTGCCGTGACCGGCTCGCCGACGAGGTCGCGACGCACGCCGCGCGCATCCTCGAGGTCGGCATCGAGCGGGCGCTCGTCGAGCTGCCGGCCGCCTGA
- a CDS encoding AAA family ATPase — protein sequence MTGVNSSGKSSMIQSLLLMTQSLYNDTSCVLNGPLVRLGDAQDLVREGATSGSTQFSIGFDPQFLDGGTHDRVRVDYELVATEDRSSLRARRVSVQSAAHSAHPLVLSQQNSRGSDVEQALQATHHLGQTEALHLKSLLGSEKLLLRTYVIHQGFRPVAVVQLMAPELVERRYASALEALLSGKYRSRSARISSGALPVAIRELSRLLSDAAANDPTKRSLAEQFHEVRNGNPYMFERIWNKLDLTLQAEAISTAAAQRKGRPFALLPIQGTLWGHGISPGVLEGSLEQKLGATYEVLRSINDILDRVAQRVQYLGPLRDEPRVVWNHWNELARGLPVGTRGEYSAAVLSRSGSNVVQYHPPEGGPTDATLSTAVNRWLTHLQIGEKVTARSRGKLGVGFDLRLGDSIRDLTSVGVGVSQALPLLVGLLSAPRGSIFIVEQPELHLHPAVQARLADFLLMARPDVALVVETHSEAFITRVRRRAAEGGIDVADVDIVFVEPHKTGSETRKLRLSEFGDLSEWPAGFLSSAEEDIRAILRMNIQRSSESHNNG from the coding sequence TTGACGGGAGTCAACAGCAGCGGCAAGTCCTCAATGATCCAGTCGCTCCTGCTTATGACCCAGAGCCTCTACAACGACACTTCTTGCGTGCTGAACGGCCCTCTGGTCCGACTCGGAGACGCTCAGGATCTGGTTCGAGAGGGAGCAACCAGCGGCAGCACTCAGTTCAGCATCGGTTTCGATCCCCAGTTTCTGGACGGAGGAACCCACGATCGCGTGCGAGTCGACTACGAACTCGTCGCAACTGAGGATCGGTCATCGCTTCGTGCGCGACGAGTCTCGGTGCAAAGCGCGGCCCACAGTGCGCATCCGCTCGTGCTGTCGCAGCAGAACTCCCGCGGAAGCGACGTTGAGCAAGCGTTGCAGGCCACGCACCACCTTGGACAGACCGAAGCGCTGCACCTGAAGTCCTTGCTCGGAAGCGAGAAGCTGCTGCTACGCACCTACGTCATCCATCAAGGATTCAGGCCCGTCGCCGTCGTGCAATTAATGGCTCCGGAGCTCGTCGAGCGGCGATACGCCTCAGCTCTCGAAGCCCTCCTCTCCGGAAAGTACCGCAGCAGAAGCGCGCGAATATCATCCGGAGCGCTGCCGGTAGCAATACGCGAACTATCTCGTCTTCTCTCGGACGCAGCCGCCAATGACCCAACCAAGCGGTCCCTGGCCGAGCAATTCCACGAAGTGCGCAACGGAAACCCCTACATGTTTGAGCGCATTTGGAACAAATTGGACTTGACTCTCCAAGCCGAGGCAATCTCAACCGCCGCCGCTCAGCGCAAGGGGAGACCATTTGCACTACTTCCGATACAGGGCACTCTTTGGGGGCACGGAATATCGCCCGGCGTCCTGGAGGGCTCACTCGAGCAAAAACTTGGTGCAACATACGAGGTGTTGCGATCCATTAATGACATTCTCGATCGAGTGGCACAACGAGTACAGTATCTCGGACCGCTGCGAGACGAGCCGCGAGTGGTCTGGAACCACTGGAACGAGTTAGCCCGCGGACTACCGGTTGGCACACGTGGCGAATACTCAGCAGCCGTGCTATCGCGATCCGGAAGCAATGTGGTGCAGTATCATCCGCCAGAAGGTGGTCCAACTGATGCCACGCTATCCACAGCGGTGAATCGGTGGCTAACTCATCTACAGATTGGCGAGAAAGTTACGGCCCGTTCACGGGGCAAGTTGGGCGTTGGATTCGACCTAAGGCTCGGAGACTCGATTCGGGACCTAACATCGGTGGGCGTCGGCGTCAGCCAAGCGCTGCCTCTTCTCGTCGGACTGCTCTCCGCTCCTCGCGGCTCGATATTCATCGTCGAGCAACCCGAGTTGCACCTACATCCAGCCGTGCAAGCTCGACTCGCCGACTTCCTGTTGATGGCACGGCCAGACGTCGCGCTAGTTGTTGAAACTCATAGCGAGGCGTTCATTACACGCGTACGCCGCCGTGCGGCTGAAGGGGGAATAGACGTTGCGGACGTTGACATCGTCTTCGTCGAGCCTCATAAGACCGGATCGGAAACCAGGAAACTGCGACTTAGCGAGTTTGGCGACCTAAGCGAGTGGCCAGCCGGTTTTCTTTCTTCAGCCGAAGAGGATATTCGCGCCATCCTGAGAATGAACATTCAGCGGAGCAGCGAGTCTCACAACAATGGTTGA
- a CDS encoding DUF4097 family beta strand repeat-containing protein, which translates to MTTFAAPAPVVVDVPFGVLEVRATERDDLVVTVTPTDPARSGSVRAAEAIRVERDADAIRITYPGSWTQYVLPFAAGTATITLEVPLGTHLSGKAGVLNAQGSLGVVNLALTAGDVRLDDVDRLDLAASAGSVVVGHVASSLNVKASAGSVRIGTLDGDGRIRSAAGTTTVATLHGTLEVAGSAGDVVVGDMTGTLTAKTAHGSIRVDRVRSGSVTAKTSFGTIEVGVPEGTAAWLDATTAQGHVRNELPPTDGPADGDETAEIHAATAFGDVLVRRA; encoded by the coding sequence ATGACCACCTTCGCTGCACCCGCCCCTGTCGTCGTCGACGTGCCCTTCGGCGTCCTCGAGGTTCGCGCCACCGAGCGCGACGACCTCGTCGTCACGGTCACCCCGACCGACCCCGCCAGGTCCGGCTCCGTCCGCGCCGCCGAGGCCATCCGCGTCGAACGCGACGCCGACGCCATCCGCATCACCTACCCCGGCTCGTGGACCCAGTACGTCCTCCCGTTCGCAGCCGGCACCGCCACCATCACCCTTGAGGTGCCCCTCGGCACCCACCTGTCCGGCAAGGCCGGGGTGCTCAACGCCCAGGGCAGCCTCGGCGTCGTCAACCTCGCGCTCACCGCGGGCGACGTGCGGCTCGACGACGTCGACCGGCTCGACCTCGCCGCCTCCGCCGGCTCCGTCGTCGTCGGGCACGTCGCCAGCAGCCTCAACGTCAAGGCGAGCGCTGGCAGCGTCCGCATCGGCACGCTCGACGGCGACGGCCGCATCCGCTCGGCCGCCGGCACGACGACCGTCGCCACCCTGCACGGCACGCTCGAGGTCGCGGGCAGCGCGGGCGACGTCGTCGTCGGCGACATGACCGGAACCCTCACCGCGAAGACCGCGCACGGCAGCATCCGCGTCGACCGCGTGCGATCGGGGAGCGTCACCGCCAAGACTTCCTTCGGCACCATCGAGGTCGGCGTCCCCGAAGGCACCGCGGCCTGGCTCGACGCAACCACGGCTCAGGGCCACGTCCGCAACGAGCTGCCGCCCACCGACGGCCCCGCAGACGGGGACGAGACCGCCGAGATCCACGCTGCGACGGCGTTCGGAGACGTGCTCGTCCGGCGGGCGTAG
- a CDS encoding histidine kinase, whose translation MDLTRYADDLTRRLAAAVDPAETAAVERLLAPFDAAVRLVLQDVLVAAADEISAELAPGAVEVRLRGGAPELVVTPPPAAAAPAAAVEVDVDGASTSRTTLRLPDHLKSQVETAATRDGVSVNTWLVRAVATALGQQAAAPARGATPGSGARRVTGWVR comes from the coding sequence ATGGACCTCACCCGGTACGCCGACGACCTCACGCGACGACTCGCCGCCGCGGTCGACCCCGCCGAGACCGCCGCCGTCGAGCGGCTGCTCGCCCCCTTCGACGCCGCCGTGCGGCTCGTCCTCCAGGACGTGCTCGTGGCGGCGGCCGACGAGATCTCGGCCGAGCTCGCGCCCGGCGCCGTCGAGGTCCGCCTGCGCGGGGGAGCGCCCGAGCTCGTCGTCACGCCGCCGCCCGCGGCCGCAGCGCCGGCTGCGGCCGTCGAGGTCGACGTCGACGGCGCGTCCACGTCGCGCACGACCCTGCGCCTGCCCGACCACCTCAAGTCCCAGGTCGAGACCGCCGCCACGCGCGACGGCGTCTCCGTCAACACCTGGCTCGTCCGCGCCGTCGCGACCGCACTCGGTCAGCAGGCGGCCGCACCCGCTCGTGGCGCAACCCCCGGGAGCGGCGCCCGCCGCGTCACCGGTTGGGTCCGCTGA
- a CDS encoding SLC13 family permease encodes MRTTIVGLALLAVGVLLVATGVLLPADVARLAARVGPVLAFVVGMTVVTDLAARAGLFDAVAARVARWGRGSTLALWGLVVVAGAVSTAFLSLDTTAVLLTPVVVVLARHVDVAPLPFALTTVWLANAGSLWLPTSNLTNLLALHAFGDPSPLAFARLTWAPALVATVVPMLVLLALFRRALTGRHGHEQRPPQPRDPVLLRTAGVTVTLLVPALVSGVDVWVPAVVAAAVLAVAFALRERGAPGKPGALRWNLVPWPTLVLVSGLFVVFEAAHGAGLGAWLARVAGDGEGTADLVRVAATGMLGANLVDNLPAYLALEPVTDSPARLVALLVGVNAGPLVTPWASLATLLWHDRLTRLGVSVRWGGYMALGLLVAPLTVLLATLTLAATL; translated from the coding sequence ATGCGCACGACGATCGTGGGCCTCGCCCTCCTCGCCGTCGGCGTGCTCCTCGTCGCGACCGGCGTGCTCCTTCCGGCCGACGTCGCCCGGCTCGCGGCCCGCGTCGGCCCCGTCCTCGCGTTCGTCGTCGGCATGACCGTCGTTACCGACCTCGCCGCACGCGCCGGGCTCTTCGACGCCGTCGCCGCCCGCGTGGCCCGCTGGGGCCGCGGCAGCACGCTCGCACTGTGGGGGCTCGTCGTCGTCGCGGGCGCCGTCTCGACCGCGTTCCTCTCGCTCGACACGACGGCCGTCCTCCTCACCCCCGTCGTCGTGGTGCTTGCCCGCCACGTCGACGTCGCTCCCCTGCCGTTCGCGCTCACGACCGTTTGGCTCGCCAACGCGGGCTCGCTGTGGCTGCCGACGTCGAACCTCACGAACCTCCTCGCGCTGCACGCGTTCGGCGACCCGAGCCCGCTCGCGTTCGCGCGCCTCACGTGGGCGCCCGCTCTCGTCGCGACCGTCGTCCCCATGCTCGTCCTGCTCGCGCTCTTCCGCCGCGCGCTCACGGGCCGCCACGGCCACGAGCAGCGGCCGCCCCAGCCTCGCGACCCCGTGCTCCTGCGGACCGCAGGCGTCACGGTCACACTGCTCGTGCCCGCGCTCGTCTCGGGCGTCGACGTGTGGGTCCCCGCCGTCGTCGCCGCGGCGGTGCTCGCGGTCGCGTTCGCGCTCCGCGAGCGCGGCGCCCCCGGCAAACCCGGCGCTCTTCGCTGGAACCTCGTCCCCTGGCCGACGCTCGTGCTCGTGAGCGGCCTCTTCGTCGTCTTCGAGGCCGCCCACGGGGCGGGCCTCGGCGCGTGGCTTGCGCGCGTCGCGGGTGACGGCGAGGGGACGGCCGACCTGGTGCGCGTCGCAGCGACCGGCATGCTCGGCGCGAACCTCGTCGACAACCTGCCCGCCTACCTCGCCCTCGAGCCCGTGACGGACTCCCCTGCGCGCCTCGTCGCGCTGCTCGTCGGCGTCAACGCGGGGCCGCTCGTCACGCCGTGGGCGTCGCTCGCGACGCTCCTCTGGCACGACCGCCTCACGCGCCTCGGCGTGAGCGTCCGCTGGGGCGGCTACATGGCGCTCGGTCTGCTCGTCGCACCGCTCACGGTGCTCCTTGCGACGCTCACGCTGGCCGCGACGCTCTGA
- a CDS encoding glycosyltransferase family 2 protein yields the protein MTATTRVRRAEVVVPAHEEERLVGRCVEGLAAAVGHARAHGLDARVTLVLDACRDATGMVAAEAAARAGLDLTVVELDACAVGRAREAGVAAVRARLAREAAVADEEVWLLHTDADSVVGHDWIVEHVRLADAGADVVVGTVRPDPADLGPERTRAWAATRVPGRPNGHVHGANLGLRLSAHLAAGGFEPVVAHEDVGLVARLRALPVRIVASDVVDVLTSGRLEGRAPHGYAQYLRERFASAGSGAPS from the coding sequence ATGACGGCGACGACTCGCGTGCGACGCGCGGAGGTCGTCGTGCCCGCCCACGAAGAGGAGAGGCTCGTCGGCCGGTGCGTCGAGGGTCTCGCGGCTGCCGTCGGGCACGCCCGCGCGCACGGCCTCGACGCGCGGGTGACGCTCGTCCTCGACGCGTGCCGCGACGCGACCGGCATGGTCGCGGCGGAGGCCGCCGCGCGCGCGGGCCTCGACCTCACGGTCGTCGAGCTCGACGCGTGCGCGGTCGGTCGCGCCCGCGAGGCGGGGGTCGCGGCGGTGCGCGCACGGCTCGCCCGCGAGGCTGCCGTCGCGGACGAGGAGGTGTGGCTGCTTCATACGGACGCGGACTCCGTCGTTGGGCACGACTGGATCGTCGAGCACGTGCGGCTCGCGGACGCGGGGGCCGACGTCGTCGTCGGAACCGTCCGTCCCGACCCTGCGGACCTCGGGCCCGAGCGCACACGCGCGTGGGCCGCGACGCGCGTGCCCGGGCGGCCCAACGGGCACGTCCACGGCGCGAACCTCGGCCTGCGCCTGTCTGCGCACCTCGCCGCGGGCGGCTTCGAGCCGGTCGTCGCGCACGAGGACGTCGGGCTCGTCGCGCGGCTGCGTGCGCTGCCAGTGAGGATCGTCGCGTCGGACGTCGTCGACGTCCTCACGTCGGGCCGGCTGGAGGGTCGCGCGCCGCACGGGTACGCGCAGTACCTGCGAGAGCGGTTCGCGTCGGCGGGTTCGGGCGCGCCGTCCTGA
- a CDS encoding PIG-L family deacetylase produces MVSFDAAEPGTDARAWDGALAALPALALPAVDRVVVLAAHADDETLGAGGLLARLGASGVMLEVVCVTDGAASHAGVERDELVATRRAELREALDVLCPGAQVHVRDHPDAATGAHRAAVRADLARVLDAGPDGARLLVVAPWHGDGHHDHRVVGEVAAELAAERGAHLWEYPVWLWHWGDPDAGLPDGARALTLRDAEVVAKVRALGTYESQTMPDATGAAPVLHARFLRHAVRDVETFVVTPVPGVAERPERLGAEYFTELYGRREDPWRLGTRWYERRKRALTVASLPREDLGRVLEIGCSLGHLTVDLASRAREVVALDVAERAVEQARQRVADAGLADRVDVRVGSALDALPDGPFDTVVVSEVGYYLSRTDLAGLATRLLGVLAPAGCVVTCHWRHDVPEYPLTGDDARDVLARGLGLPRLVEHVEEDFVLDVLARDPRSVAALEGLT; encoded by the coding sequence GTGGTGAGCTTCGACGCTGCCGAGCCCGGGACGGACGCGCGCGCGTGGGATGGCGCGCTCGCGGCGCTGCCCGCGCTCGCGCTGCCGGCGGTCGACCGGGTTGTGGTCCTCGCGGCGCACGCGGACGACGAGACTCTCGGGGCGGGCGGCCTGCTCGCGCGGCTCGGCGCCTCGGGGGTGATGCTCGAGGTCGTGTGCGTGACGGACGGCGCGGCGTCGCACGCGGGCGTCGAGCGTGACGAGCTCGTCGCGACGCGGCGTGCCGAGCTCCGCGAGGCGCTCGACGTCTTGTGCCCGGGCGCGCAGGTCCACGTGCGCGACCACCCCGACGCGGCGACGGGTGCGCACCGCGCCGCGGTGCGTGCCGATCTCGCCCGCGTCCTCGACGCGGGGCCGGACGGCGCGCGGCTGCTCGTCGTCGCGCCGTGGCACGGCGACGGGCACCACGACCACCGGGTCGTCGGGGAGGTTGCTGCCGAGCTCGCCGCGGAGCGCGGCGCGCACCTGTGGGAGTACCCGGTGTGGCTGTGGCACTGGGGCGACCCGGACGCCGGGCTGCCGGACGGCGCCCGGGCGCTGACCCTGCGGGACGCGGAGGTCGTCGCGAAGGTGCGGGCGCTCGGCACCTACGAGTCACAGACGATGCCGGACGCCACCGGGGCCGCCCCGGTGCTGCACGCGCGGTTCCTGCGGCACGCGGTGCGGGACGTCGAGACGTTCGTCGTGACGCCCGTCCCGGGCGTGGCCGAACGTCCCGAGCGGCTGGGCGCGGAGTACTTCACGGAGCTCTACGGCCGTCGGGAGGACCCGTGGCGGCTCGGCACGCGGTGGTACGAGCGGCGCAAGCGTGCGCTCACGGTCGCGAGCCTGCCGCGGGAGGACCTCGGGCGGGTCCTCGAGATCGGGTGCTCGCTCGGGCACCTCACGGTCGATCTTGCGTCGCGGGCGCGGGAGGTCGTCGCGCTCGACGTCGCCGAGCGGGCCGTCGAGCAGGCACGGCAGCGCGTCGCGGACGCGGGCCTCGCCGACAGGGTCGACGTGCGGGTCGGCTCGGCGCTCGACGCGCTGCCGGACGGGCCGTTCGACACCGTCGTCGTGTCCGAGGTGGGCTACTACCTCTCGCGCACGGACCTCGCGGGCCTTGCAACCCGCCTCCTGGGCGTGCTCGCCCCGGCGGGGTGCGTCGTCACGTGCCACTGGCGCCACGACGTGCCGGAGTACCCGCTCACGGGTGACGACGCGCGGGACGTCCTGGCGCGCGGGCTCGGCCTGCCGCGGCTCGTCGAGCATGTCGAGGAGGACTTCGTCCTCGACGTGCTCGCCCGCGACCCGCGCTCGGTCGCGGCGCTCGAGGGGCTGACATGA